Proteins from a single region of Dictyostelium discoideum AX4 chromosome 5 chromosome, whole genome shotgun sequence:
- a CDS encoding pmp22 family protein, with the protein MSRLLVGLKLAQSHYLSQLHKYPVATKAVTSGFLYLISDSLVQGIELSRDKDKKYDFKRSMRMAVFGFAVTGPLFHYWFKYLDKHFPKKSYRHAFIKLTIDQVVCSPVFNFLFFSGMGILEGKSKDDIVEKLKKDWLTTYVSDCVVWPFINFVNFAYISSIHRVTFMNVCNIGWGAFLAKMNSSH; encoded by the exons aTGAGTCGATTACTAGTAGGTTTAAAATTAGCTCAATCACATTATCTTTCACAACTACATAAATATCCAGTGGCTACAAAG gcGGTAACTTCaggttttttatatttaatatcagATTCATTAGTACAAGGTATTGAACTAAGTAGAGacaaagataaaaaatatgaTTTCAAAAGGTCAATGAGAATGGCAGTGTTTGGATTCGCTGTTACAGGTCCACTATTTCATTATTGgtttaaatatttagataAACATTTTCCTAAAAAATCATATAGACATgcttttataaaattgacAATTGATCAAGTGGTTTGTTCAccagtttttaattttttattcttttcag gtaTGGGTATTTTAGAAGGTAAATCAAAGGATGATATCGTAGAAAAACTTAAAAAGGATTGGTTGACAACATATGTTTCAGATTGTGTGGTTTGGCCATTCATCAATTTCGTAAATTTCGCTTATATAAGTAGCATACACAGAGTTACTTTTATGAATGTTTGTAATATAGGGTGGGGTGCATTTTTAGCAAAAATGAATAGCAGTCATTAA